A window from Marinagarivorans cellulosilyticus encodes these proteins:
- a CDS encoding glycoside hydrolase family 30 beta sandwich domain-containing protein encodes MIAQAAKFVDANAQRIASSSDNSNLHHVAFQNPDNSRVLLVYNPLSDEQSFWVNGQTQQFEYTLPGRSAVTFDWE; translated from the coding sequence ATCATTGCGCAGGCGGCCAAATTTGTAGACGCCAACGCCCAACGCATTGCCTCCAGCAGTGACAATAGCAACCTCCACCACGTTGCCTTCCAAAACCCCGACAACAGCCGGGTGCTGCTGGTTTACAACCCGCTAAGTGATGAACAGTCGTTTTGGGTTAACGGCCAAACACAACAATTTGAATACACGCTGCCAGGCCGTTCAGCCGTAACATTTGATTGGGAGTAG
- a CDS encoding glycoside hydrolase family 30 protein, whose product MMLKQMARLAKKLLRGFEIIPSLILGLLLSACVAKSVSPTQERDTSPDAFMFNEAANAALGNIVQSNTVVIGGINTATPIAIKNGQFAIDGGRFRSSASNIFAGQSVQIQLQSAATPSTMQSAILTIGDFQASFTVTTLAGSAPTANAGEDQTVVLEHGQDTATVILDSSASHDEENDIVRAEWQLAGATIASTDALTAATATLSAGEHTIRLTLTDSENHSATDELLVRVTPPQLKTTTAWLTRGDQSALLARADIPASPSDAAIPATMTSITVNAEQRYQFMEGFGFALTQGAALAITQLDEHTQDALLHELFDPTEGNSIDVLRVPLGASDLSTSLYSFNNHAGDTAMQHFSLEGPDLEYKVPLLKKILAINPELKLMATPWSAPPWMKDNQSWVGGHLKPEYYAAYARYFVKYFDAMAAHGITFWALSPQNEPLHPHNEPSMEMFADEQLAFIEHHLGPALANSAHTLKILAYDHNCDRPDYAETVANGSQYVSGSAFHLYGGDISALTDVKNSTGKDVYFTEQWTGAAGSFDGDFGWHMENIVIGATRNWARTVIEWNIASTPPSQARGCLDCQGALAIDENSGQITRHVSY is encoded by the coding sequence ATGATGCTGAAACAAATGGCGCGCTTAGCCAAAAAACTACTGCGAGGCTTCGAGATAATACCCAGCCTTATTTTGGGATTGCTATTATCAGCCTGCGTTGCCAAAAGCGTATCGCCAACGCAGGAGCGAGATACCTCGCCAGATGCATTTATGTTTAACGAAGCGGCGAATGCAGCGCTCGGCAATATCGTGCAGTCCAATACTGTTGTTATAGGCGGCATTAATACCGCAACACCTATAGCAATCAAAAACGGCCAATTTGCCATTGATGGCGGTCGTTTTCGAAGCTCGGCCAGCAATATTTTTGCGGGGCAAAGTGTGCAGATTCAACTGCAAAGCGCGGCAACCCCCTCAACGATGCAAAGCGCTATTTTGACCATCGGCGACTTTCAGGCCAGCTTTACGGTAACTACTCTGGCGGGCAGCGCCCCCACTGCCAACGCCGGCGAGGATCAAACCGTCGTGCTAGAGCATGGCCAAGATACCGCAACAGTAATACTCGACAGCAGCGCCAGCCACGACGAGGAAAATGATATTGTGCGTGCCGAATGGCAGCTAGCCGGCGCGACAATTGCCAGCACAGATGCGTTAACGGCAGCCACCGCAACCCTAAGCGCAGGAGAGCACACTATTCGGCTAACCTTAACCGATAGCGAAAACCACAGCGCCACAGATGAACTGCTCGTGCGCGTAACTCCCCCGCAACTTAAAACAACCACAGCCTGGCTTACCCGCGGTGACCAAAGCGCCTTATTGGCTCGAGCCGACATCCCTGCAAGCCCCAGCGATGCAGCCATACCAGCCACAATGACGAGCATTACCGTCAACGCCGAGCAACGTTATCAATTTATGGAAGGTTTTGGTTTTGCGCTCACCCAAGGGGCTGCGCTGGCTATAACTCAATTAGATGAACACACGCAAGATGCCCTGCTGCACGAACTGTTTGATCCAACCGAGGGCAACAGCATCGATGTGCTGCGCGTACCGCTGGGCGCTTCGGACTTAAGCACCTCGCTTTACAGCTTTAACAATCACGCCGGCGATACCGCTATGCAGCACTTTAGCCTTGAGGGGCCAGACCTAGAATACAAAGTGCCGTTACTCAAAAAGATATTGGCCATCAACCCCGAGCTTAAGCTTATGGCTACGCCTTGGTCTGCACCGCCGTGGATGAAAGACAATCAAAGCTGGGTTGGCGGCCACCTTAAGCCCGAATACTACGCCGCTTACGCGCGCTATTTTGTGAAGTACTTTGATGCCATGGCCGCTCACGGCATTACCTTTTGGGCGCTTAGTCCGCAAAATGAACCGCTACATCCACACAATGAACCCAGCATGGAGATGTTTGCTGACGAGCAGCTCGCATTTATCGAGCACCACTTAGGGCCGGCGCTAGCCAATAGTGCGCATACCCTTAAGATTTTGGCTTACGACCACAATTGCGACCGGCCAGACTACGCCGAAACAGTGGCCAATGGCAGCCAGTACGTGAGTGGTTCGGCGTTTCATTTATACGGCGGCGATATCAGCGCGCTAACCGATGTGAAAAACAGTACCGGTAAGGATGTGTACTTTACAGAGCAGTGGACCGGCGCCGCTGGCAGCTTTGATGGCGATTTTGGCTGGCATATGGAAAACATTGTGATTGGTGCAACGCGCAACTGGGCGCGCACAGTTATTGAATGGAATATTGCCAGCACACCTCCAAGCCAAGCGCGCGGCTGCCTCGATTGCCAAGGCGCGCTTGCCATAGATGAAAATAGCGGGCAAATCACAAGGCATGTGTCTTACTAA
- a CDS encoding 3'-5' exonuclease: MAELIPTLNTCLPKMTSGEKRFARRLEKLLEDDYLCWFDIPLGGKRRYPDFIVLHPARGLLFLEVKDWKAENLKRLSHKQVDLLTPTGLKTVANPIEQARQCCYQVLQVLGRDKQLQQPAGNHTGKLCMPYGYGVVFANINRKQLDDAIPEEHRSKLLPSHLLICKDEMIEAADAEDFQARLWGMFNYQFGAKLTLPQIDRIRWHLFPEIRIDAEQASLFPSADGDEPEGDAPATALAEAIPDIVKIMDVQQEQLARSLGDGHRVVHGVAGSGKTLILGYRCLYLAEALNKPILVLCFNITLAARLRSFISVRGIGDKVQVYHFHDWCGEQLRAYHVAVEKGEAPVWERQVTSVISAVERGDIPQGQYGALLIDEGHDFQADWLSLVAKMVDPETNSLLLLYDDAQSIYKAKSALKFSLASVGIKAQGRTTILKLNYRNTREILNFAYALAKDYFGAGNSSEDMPLIAPQAAGNSGPQPVVKRFESLEAEAAYITRCLLAWQQRGKSWKDIAILYPGGTAGKVIAAHLKKHAIPNAWLAASQFKRNYNPELDQVSILPIPSSKGLEFETVVVLDASFSPVEDAELADDIRRMYVGLTRAREQLMVSYHRQTPIGELLEGLV; this comes from the coding sequence ATGGCTGAACTGATACCCACGCTAAACACTTGCCTGCCCAAGATGACCAGTGGCGAAAAACGCTTTGCCCGCCGGTTAGAAAAGCTACTAGAAGACGATTACTTGTGTTGGTTTGATATTCCCTTGGGCGGCAAGCGCCGTTACCCAGACTTTATCGTTTTGCACCCTGCGCGCGGCTTACTGTTTTTAGAGGTAAAAGACTGGAAGGCCGAAAACCTAAAGCGCTTAAGCCATAAACAGGTAGACCTATTAACACCCACGGGCTTAAAAACCGTCGCCAACCCCATCGAGCAGGCGCGCCAGTGCTGTTACCAAGTATTGCAGGTGCTGGGGCGCGATAAACAATTGCAGCAGCCGGCGGGTAATCATACGGGCAAGCTGTGCATGCCCTACGGTTATGGTGTGGTTTTCGCGAATATAAATCGTAAGCAACTGGATGATGCCATTCCAGAGGAGCACCGCAGCAAGCTGTTACCCAGTCATTTATTAATTTGCAAAGACGAAATGATAGAAGCGGCAGATGCCGAGGATTTTCAAGCGCGCTTGTGGGGTATGTTCAATTACCAGTTTGGCGCTAAGCTAACCTTGCCGCAAATAGACCGTATTCGCTGGCACCTATTCCCCGAAATACGTATCGATGCGGAGCAAGCCTCTTTATTCCCAAGTGCAGATGGTGACGAACCAGAAGGCGACGCACCAGCGACAGCCCTCGCCGAAGCCATCCCCGACATCGTTAAAATTATGGATGTGCAGCAAGAGCAATTAGCGCGCAGTTTAGGCGATGGCCACCGAGTAGTGCATGGGGTGGCAGGCTCCGGTAAAACCTTAATTTTGGGCTATCGCTGCTTATACCTAGCCGAGGCGCTTAATAAGCCAATATTAGTGCTGTGTTTTAACATTACCTTGGCGGCGCGATTGCGTAGTTTTATTAGCGTACGCGGTATTGGCGACAAAGTGCAGGTGTACCATTTTCACGATTGGTGCGGCGAGCAATTGCGCGCTTACCACGTGGCGGTGGAAAAGGGCGAAGCCCCCGTGTGGGAGCGACAAGTCACTAGCGTAATTAGCGCGGTAGAGCGTGGTGACATTCCGCAGGGGCAATACGGTGCGCTGTTAATTGATGAGGGGCATGACTTTCAGGCAGATTGGCTAAGTTTGGTGGCCAAAATGGTCGACCCAGAAACCAATTCTTTACTGCTGTTATACGACGATGCTCAGTCGATTTATAAAGCAAAAAGCGCATTAAAATTCAGCTTGGCCAGCGTAGGTATTAAAGCCCAAGGGCGCACTACCATCCTAAAACTCAACTACCGCAATACCCGCGAGATTTTAAATTTTGCCTACGCGTTAGCAAAAGATTATTTTGGCGCGGGTAACAGCAGCGAAGACATGCCCCTTATCGCCCCGCAAGCCGCCGGCAACAGCGGCCCCCAACCCGTGGTAAAGCGGTTCGAAAGCCTCGAAGCCGAGGCCGCTTACATAACCCGTTGTTTGCTAGCTTGGCAGCAACGCGGAAAGTCTTGGAAGGATATCGCCATTTTGTACCCCGGTGGCACGGCAGGCAAGGTGATAGCTGCGCACCTAAAAAAGCACGCCATTCCTAATGCATGGTTAGCCGCAAGCCAGTTCAAGCGCAACTACAACCCCGAGCTAGATCAGGTAAGTATTCTGCCCATTCCTAGCAGTAAGGGCTTAGAGTTTGAAACCGTTGTAGTACTCGACGCCAGCTTCAGCCCAGTGGAGGATGCCGAATTAGCGGACGATATACGCCGAATGTACGTGGGGTTAACACGAGCGCGTGAGCAGTTGATGGTGAGCTACCACCGGCAAACGCCTATTGGGGAGTTGTTGGAAGGGTTGGTATGA
- a CDS encoding AAA family ATPase, with translation MAKLILVCGPSGSGKTTYSLALSKEIGAIRFSIDPWMQTLFAKDMVSLDYSWMIERVNRCYEQIWDVSEQILSLDGTVLLDLGFTTKEQRDVFSNKANALGINAEIHYLDAPKETRKKRVEKRNTEKDPAVYAFEVTNMMFNFMEPKFEPPCAEELKYGRQINT, from the coding sequence ATGGCAAAATTAATTTTAGTCTGCGGGCCCAGCGGATCAGGTAAAACAACATACTCATTAGCGCTTTCTAAAGAGATTGGCGCCATTCGATTTTCTATAGACCCATGGATGCAAACACTATTTGCCAAAGACATGGTTTCACTTGATTACTCGTGGATGATAGAGCGGGTAAACCGTTGTTATGAACAAATTTGGGATGTTAGCGAACAGATTTTATCTCTTGATGGCACTGTGCTTTTAGATCTAGGTTTTACAACCAAAGAACAAAGAGATGTTTTTTCGAATAAGGCCAACGCGCTAGGGATTAATGCAGAAATACATTACCTAGATGCCCCGAAGGAAACCCGAAAAAAACGTGTCGAAAAACGGAATACAGAAAAAGACCCAGCGGTTTACGCCTTTGAAGTAACAAATATGATGTTCAACTTTATGGAGCCTAAATTCGAACCACCTTGCGCAGAAGAGCTTAAATACGGCCGCCAAATAAACACATAA
- a CDS encoding endo-1,4-beta-xylanase yields the protein MKQYVLIAALLPLLACSTAKTNPNIAEPTSSNSCQTPSTLKAAGECKGIMMGNVLRQQQIANVEHVALLAEEFNYLTPENATKWMHLQPERGVFDYGKADEIVNFAQKNKIKVKGHCLVWHSQLPQWVDDITDPDELKTVMETHIAQVMGHFKGRMYAWDVVNEAIKTDTDAGDGNPRMRKTVFQRLLGDEYIDMAFKMARKQDPDVKLYYNDYSIDANNDKADYLYEMLKGMVQRGVPIDGVGFQMHIGTPNNIATGAEVAKNMQRIADLGLEIIISEMDINLCGGRNEAWQQALYHDITLACAEQPACSAITFWGLNDGSSWLNSWEGAGCKTEKPMPLLFDNKYQKKQTYEEVINALTGREL from the coding sequence ATGAAACAGTATGTACTCATCGCGGCACTACTCCCTTTGCTTGCGTGCTCGACGGCGAAGACAAACCCAAATATTGCGGAGCCTACCTCGAGCAATAGTTGCCAAACCCCAAGCACCCTGAAGGCAGCTGGAGAGTGTAAAGGAATAATGATGGGTAATGTGCTACGGCAACAGCAAATTGCTAATGTGGAGCATGTTGCGCTGCTTGCTGAGGAGTTTAATTACCTTACTCCAGAAAACGCCACCAAGTGGATGCATCTTCAGCCCGAACGGGGTGTGTTTGATTATGGAAAGGCGGATGAAATAGTTAACTTTGCACAAAAAAATAAAATCAAAGTGAAAGGGCACTGCTTGGTGTGGCATAGCCAATTACCACAGTGGGTAGATGACATTACAGACCCTGATGAACTAAAAACGGTTATGGAAACCCATATTGCTCAAGTTATGGGCCACTTTAAGGGTCGCATGTATGCATGGGATGTGGTAAACGAAGCGATTAAAACGGACACCGACGCTGGTGATGGCAATCCTCGTATGCGCAAGACGGTTTTTCAGCGATTGCTGGGCGACGAGTATATTGACATGGCCTTTAAAATGGCTCGAAAGCAAGACCCTGATGTAAAGCTTTATTATAACGACTACAGCATAGATGCTAATAACGACAAGGCCGATTACCTTTATGAAATGTTAAAAGGCATGGTGCAGCGGGGTGTTCCCATTGATGGTGTTGGTTTTCAAATGCATATAGGCACACCTAATAATATTGCTACAGGGGCTGAGGTTGCCAAGAATATGCAGCGTATTGCCGACCTAGGGCTTGAGATCATTATTTCGGAGATGGACATTAATCTGTGTGGTGGGCGCAATGAGGCCTGGCAGCAGGCGCTATATCACGACATTACATTGGCCTGTGCCGAGCAGCCAGCCTGCTCGGCGATTACTTTTTGGGGGTTAAATGATGGCTCGTCTTGGCTGAATAGCTGGGAAGGCGCCGGCTGCAAAACCGAGAAGCCTATGCCGTTGTTATTCGATAATAAATACCAGAAAAAACAAACGTACGAAGAGGTTATTAATGCGTTGACGGGGCGTGAGCTGTAA
- a CDS encoding type I restriction-modification system subunit M, with protein sequence MTNTEEQKFLDELDKKLWTAADKLRSTLDAAQYKHTVLGLVFLKYVSDAFDIRRAELEAQFKNPDHEYYMDPADFGGAESDDYKLDINYELEERDYYLETNTFWVPAVARWQFLQDNNKTVIGGATLNYSNRSGEQEKLKLSSVGHLIDNALEAIEADNPKLKGVLNKRYTQLQIDQAKLGELIDLIATIPFAHATLNSKDILGHVYEYMLGQFALAEGKKGGQFYTPKSIVALIVQMLEPFKGRVYDPAMGSGGFFVQSEHFITQHQGKIGEVSIYGQEYNHTTWQLAAMNMAIRGIDFNFGREPASTYTNDQHPDLRADFVMANPPFNMKEWDTGVSDEDPRWQYGRPPSGNANFAWLQHMLHHTAPNGSLGLLLANGSMSSNTNNEGSIRRALIENDLVECMVALPGQLFTNTQIPACIWFLTKNKNSRTSASGRALSDRRGKVLFIDARNLGYMKDRVLRDFTQEDLNKVTETFHNWQEGNWGVEDDVQVSTKVAGGYGARSDQVGFVKSVQLNEIEKHDFVLTPGRYVGAAAEEDDGEPFAEKMARLTGQLKTQFEESDRLEGEIKMNLAGLGYEV encoded by the coding sequence ATGACCAATACAGAAGAGCAGAAATTTTTAGACGAGCTAGACAAAAAGCTCTGGACCGCAGCAGACAAACTCCGCTCTACCCTAGATGCCGCACAATACAAACACACCGTATTGGGCTTGGTGTTTCTTAAATATGTATCCGACGCTTTTGATATTCGCCGAGCCGAACTGGAAGCCCAGTTTAAAAATCCAGACCATGAATACTACATGGACCCAGCAGACTTCGGTGGTGCAGAAAGCGACGATTACAAGCTAGACATTAATTACGAACTCGAAGAGCGCGATTACTACCTAGAAACCAACACCTTCTGGGTACCTGCCGTGGCACGCTGGCAGTTTTTGCAAGACAACAACAAAACCGTCATCGGTGGTGCAACACTTAACTACAGTAACCGCAGTGGTGAGCAAGAAAAGCTCAAATTAAGCTCTGTTGGTCATTTAATCGATAACGCTCTAGAGGCTATTGAGGCCGACAACCCCAAGCTAAAGGGGGTGCTCAACAAGCGTTACACCCAGCTGCAAATTGACCAGGCCAAGTTAGGTGAGTTGATTGATTTAATTGCCACCATTCCCTTTGCGCACGCCACTCTAAACTCCAAAGATATTCTGGGCCATGTCTACGAATACATGCTGGGGCAATTCGCACTGGCCGAAGGTAAAAAAGGTGGCCAGTTCTATACCCCTAAATCCATCGTTGCCCTTATTGTGCAAATGCTCGAACCTTTTAAGGGCCGGGTTTACGACCCCGCCATGGGCTCGGGTGGTTTCTTTGTGCAATCGGAACACTTTATTACACAGCACCAAGGCAAGATCGGCGAAGTGTCTATCTACGGGCAAGAATACAATCACACCACCTGGCAACTCGCCGCCATGAATATGGCCATTCGTGGTATCGACTTTAATTTTGGCAGAGAGCCCGCCAGCACCTACACCAACGACCAGCACCCAGACCTACGTGCAGACTTTGTCATGGCCAACCCGCCTTTCAATATGAAAGAGTGGGACACAGGCGTAAGTGACGAAGATCCCCGCTGGCAATACGGCCGCCCACCCTCGGGTAATGCCAACTTTGCTTGGCTGCAACATATGCTCCACCACACCGCCCCCAATGGCAGTTTGGGCTTATTGCTAGCCAATGGCTCCATGAGCTCAAATACTAACAATGAAGGAAGCATACGAAGGGCTCTTATTGAAAACGATTTGGTGGAATGCATGGTAGCCCTACCCGGCCAACTATTCACCAATACGCAAATCCCCGCCTGTATTTGGTTCCTAACAAAAAATAAAAATTCGAGAACGAGCGCGAGCGGAAGAGCCCTCAGCGATCGCAGAGGGAAAGTATTGTTTATTGATGCCCGCAACCTGGGTTACATGAAAGACCGTGTACTACGAGATTTCACCCAAGAAGATTTAAACAAAGTCACAGAAACGTTCCATAACTGGCAAGAAGGTAATTGGGGCGTAGAGGATGACGTACAGGTAAGTACTAAGGTCGCGGGAGGGTATGGAGCCCGTAGCGACCAAGTAGGCTTTGTAAAATCAGTACAGTTAAACGAAATTGAAAAGCACGACTTTGTATTAACCCCGGGGCGCTACGTGGGTGCCGCCGCGGAAGAAGATGATGGCGAGCCTTTTGCAGAAAAGATGGCCAGATTAACGGGTCAGCTTAAAACGCAGTTTGAAGAGTCTGATCGGTTGGAGGGTGAGATTAAAATGAACTTGGCGGGGCTGGGTTATGAAGTCTGA